In one Sphingomonas sanguinis genomic region, the following are encoded:
- the ilvN gene encoding acetolactate synthase small subunit — protein MHIKTEQVERHTLAVIVDNEPGILARIAGLFTARGYNIESLTVSEITADKAVSRITIVTSASPPVMEQIIAQLDRLVPVHKVADLTVLGDHVERELALVKVSGTGDRRIEALRLAEVYRARVVDATISSFVFEVTGGIAKIDKFVELMGEVGLVEVARTGIAAISRGAEAA, from the coding sequence ATGCACATCAAGACCGAACAGGTGGAACGCCACACGCTGGCGGTGATCGTCGACAACGAACCGGGCATTCTCGCGCGGATCGCGGGTCTGTTCACCGCGCGCGGCTATAACATCGAAAGCCTGACCGTGTCGGAGATCACCGCCGACAAGGCCGTCAGCCGCATCACCATCGTCACCAGCGCCTCGCCGCCGGTGATGGAGCAGATCATCGCCCAGCTCGACCGGCTGGTCCCCGTCCACAAGGTCGCCGACCTGACCGTGCTGGGCGACCATGTCGAACGCGAGCTGGCGCTGGTGAAGGTGTCGGGCACCGGCGACCGCCGGATCGAGGCGCTGCGCCTCGCCGAAGTCTACCGCGCCCGCGTGGTCGACGCGACGATCTCCAGCTTCGTGTTCGAAGTCACCGGCGGCATCGCCAAGATCGACAAGTTCGTCGAACTGATGGGCGAAGTCGGCCTCGTCGAGGTCGCCCGCACCGGCATCGCCGCCATCTCGCGCGGCGCTGAAGCGGCCTGA
- the ilvC gene encoding ketol-acid reductoisomerase: protein MRVYYDRDADLNLISEKNIAILGYGSQGHAHAQNLRDSGVKNVAIALRPGSASAAKAEAAGFKVLSNKEAAGWADILMILAPDEHQAAIYDADLKGNMKPGAALAFAHGLNVHFGLIEPPADIDVIMIAPKGPGHTVRSEYVRGGGVPCLIAIHQDASGNAHDVALAYASGVGGGRSGIIETNFREECETDLFGEQAVLCGGATALVQAGFETLVEAGYAPEMAYFECLHELKLIVDLMYEGGIANMRYSISNTAEYGDIKTGPRIITEETKKEMKRVLADIQSGRFVKDFVLDNRAGQPELKASRIAAKRHPIEQVGSELRAMMPWIGANKLVDKAKN, encoded by the coding sequence ATGCGTGTGTATTACGATCGCGACGCCGATCTGAACCTGATCTCCGAGAAGAACATCGCCATCCTGGGTTACGGCTCGCAGGGCCACGCCCATGCGCAGAACCTGCGCGATTCGGGCGTCAAGAATGTCGCGATCGCGCTGCGCCCCGGTTCGGCCTCGGCCGCCAAGGCGGAAGCGGCGGGCTTCAAGGTCCTGTCGAACAAGGAAGCGGCCGGCTGGGCCGACATCCTGATGATCCTGGCCCCCGACGAGCATCAGGCCGCGATCTATGACGCCGATCTGAAGGGCAATATGAAGCCCGGCGCAGCGCTCGCCTTCGCCCACGGCCTGAACGTGCATTTCGGCCTGATCGAGCCGCCCGCGGACATCGACGTCATCATGATCGCCCCCAAGGGCCCCGGCCATACCGTGCGCAGCGAATATGTGCGCGGCGGCGGCGTGCCCTGCCTGATCGCGATCCATCAGGACGCCAGCGGTAACGCGCATGACGTCGCGCTGGCCTATGCCAGCGGCGTCGGCGGCGGTCGCTCGGGCATCATCGAGACGAACTTCCGTGAAGAGTGCGAAACCGATCTGTTCGGCGAGCAGGCCGTGCTGTGCGGCGGCGCGACCGCGCTGGTCCAGGCGGGCTTCGAGACGCTGGTCGAGGCGGGCTACGCCCCCGAAATGGCCTATTTCGAGTGCCTTCACGAACTGAAGCTGATCGTCGACCTGATGTATGAGGGCGGCATCGCCAACATGCGCTACTCGATCTCGAACACCGCCGAATATGGCGACATCAAGACCGGCCCGCGCATCATCACCGAAGAGACCAAGAAGGAAATGAAGCGCGTGCTCGCCGACATCCAGTCGGGCCGCTTCGTGAAGGACTTCGTGCTCGACAACCGCGCCGGCCAGCCCGAACTGAAGGCCAGCCGCATCGCCGCCAAGCGCCACCCGATCGAACAGGTCGGCAGCGAACTGCGCGCGATGATGCCGTGGATCGGGGCGAACAAGCTGGTGGATAAGGCGAAAAACTGA
- a CDS encoding YceI family protein has product MRFVLPAALALATIAAPAIAQTGTPGAAVASRVVAGTYAVDPAHTQVTWSLNHMGFSMLEGQFGASEGTLTIDPARPQAAKVDVTFKINDLSVTAAPFANHLKSKDFFDAATYPTARFVSTGVKVMGTKAVITGNLTIKDQTKPVTLNATFFGAGTNPMSKKLNIGFRATGKIKRSDFGVGAYVPVVGDEVDLTINAAFTAQ; this is encoded by the coding sequence ATGCGTTTCGTCCTTCCCGCCGCTCTGGCGCTCGCCACCATCGCCGCGCCCGCCATCGCGCAGACCGGCACGCCCGGTGCCGCCGTCGCCTCGCGCGTCGTCGCGGGCACTTATGCCGTCGACCCCGCCCACACCCAGGTCACTTGGTCGCTCAACCATATGGGCTTCTCGATGCTCGAGGGGCAGTTCGGCGCATCGGAAGGCACGCTGACCATCGATCCCGCCCGCCCTCAGGCCGCCAAGGTCGACGTGACCTTCAAAATCAACGATCTCTCGGTCACCGCCGCCCCCTTCGCCAACCATCTGAAGTCGAAGGACTTTTTCGACGCCGCCACCTATCCGACCGCGCGCTTCGTCTCGACCGGCGTGAAGGTCATGGGCACAAAGGCCGTCATCACCGGCAACCTGACCATCAAGGACCAGACCAAGCCGGTGACGCTGAACGCGACCTTCTTCGGCGCAGGGACCAACCCGATGTCGAAGAAGCTGAACATCGGCTTCCGCGCGACCGGCAAGATCAAGCGTTCGGACTTCGGCGTCGGCGCCTATGTCCCGGTGGTGGGTGACGAGGTCGACCTGACCATCAACGCCGCCTTCACCGCGCAGTAA
- the leuA gene encoding 2-isopropylmalate synthase translates to MLRDPSTKYRPFPTIALPDRQWPNRTITKAPRWLSTDLRDGNQALIDPMDAEKKTRMFDLLVKVGLKEIEVGFPSAGATEFDFISGLIRDDRIPDDVTIQVLTQSRRDLIERSFESLEGARTAIVHLYNAVSPAWRKIVFGMTRDEVRKIAVEGAKILRDEAAKRPNTDWFFEYSPETFSTAELDFSVEVCAAVMDVLKPTPDHPLILNLPATVECATPNVYADQIEWFGRNIPNRDSVVISLHTHNDRGTGVAAAELGVMAGADRVEGCLLGNGERTGNCDLVTVALNMYTQGVDPKLDLSDIDEVVNTVNYCTNLPVHPRTPYAGDLVFTAFSGSHQDAIKKGFAAQAARNDDLWEVPYLPIDPADLGRSYEAVIRVNSQSGKGGVAWVIEQDKGLKLPKRLQADFSRHVQAMADATSRELNAADIWGGFEATYLPREGDRFVLRDYEESGSTGQRTFIGRVQVDGEERSISGRGNGLISSVIAALADTTGPNLEVIDYNEHAIGHGADAQAAAYVEARTPDGRIVFGVGLDTDIATASVRAVLSAANRA, encoded by the coding sequence ATGCTCCGCGATCCTTCGACCAAGTACCGCCCCTTCCCGACCATCGCCCTGCCCGACCGGCAATGGCCGAACCGCACAATCACGAAGGCGCCGCGCTGGCTGTCGACCGATCTTCGCGACGGCAATCAGGCGCTGATCGACCCGATGGATGCGGAAAAGAAGACGCGGATGTTCGACCTGCTGGTCAAGGTCGGGCTGAAGGAGATCGAGGTCGGCTTCCCCAGCGCGGGCGCGACCGAGTTCGATTTCATCTCCGGCCTGATCCGGGACGATCGCATCCCCGACGACGTGACGATCCAGGTCCTGACCCAGTCGCGCCGCGACCTGATCGAGCGCAGCTTCGAAAGCCTGGAGGGCGCACGCACCGCGATCGTCCATCTCTACAACGCGGTCAGCCCGGCCTGGCGCAAGATCGTGTTCGGCATGACCCGTGACGAGGTCCGCAAGATCGCGGTCGAGGGCGCGAAGATCCTGCGCGACGAAGCGGCCAAGCGTCCCAACACCGACTGGTTCTTCGAATACAGCCCCGAGACCTTCTCGACCGCCGAACTGGATTTCTCGGTCGAGGTCTGCGCCGCCGTCATGGACGTGCTCAAGCCCACGCCCGACCATCCGCTGATCCTGAACCTGCCCGCCACGGTCGAGTGCGCGACGCCTAATGTCTATGCCGACCAGATCGAATGGTTCGGCCGCAACATCCCGAACCGCGACTCGGTGGTGATCTCGCTGCACACGCATAACGACCGGGGGACCGGTGTCGCCGCCGCCGAACTGGGCGTGATGGCGGGGGCAGACCGGGTCGAGGGCTGCCTGCTGGGCAATGGCGAGCGGACCGGCAATTGCGATCTCGTGACCGTCGCGCTCAACATGTACACGCAAGGGGTCGACCCCAAGCTCGACCTGTCGGACATCGACGAGGTGGTGAACACGGTCAATTACTGCACCAACTTGCCCGTCCACCCGCGCACGCCCTATGCGGGCGATCTGGTCTTCACCGCCTTTTCAGGCAGCCATCAGGATGCGATCAAGAAGGGTTTTGCGGCACAAGCGGCGCGCAACGACGATCTGTGGGAAGTTCCATACCTCCCCATCGACCCCGCCGATCTGGGCCGTTCCTACGAAGCCGTGATCCGCGTCAATTCGCAGTCGGGCAAGGGCGGCGTCGCCTGGGTGATCGAGCAGGACAAGGGGCTGAAGCTGCCCAAGCGGCTCCAGGCCGATTTCAGCCGCCATGTCCAGGCGATGGCCGACGCCACCAGCCGCGAGTTGAACGCCGCCGATATCTGGGGCGGGTTCGAGGCGACCTATCTGCCGCGCGAGGGCGACCGTTTCGTGCTGCGCGACTATGAGGAAAGCGGCTCAACGGGGCAGCGGACCTTTATCGGCCGCGTGCAGGTGGATGGCGAGGAGCGTTCGATCTCGGGCCGTGGCAACGGCCTGATCTCCAGCGTGATCGCAGCGCTGGCCGACACGACAGGTCCGAACCTCGAAGTGATTGACTATAACGAACATGCCATCGGTCACGGTGCCGACGCCCAGGCCGCCGCCTATGTCGAGGCGCGCACCCCGGATGGCCGGATCGTGTTTGGCGTGGGGCTGGACACCGACATCGCCACCGCCAGCGTCCGGGCGGTGCTCTCCGCCGCCAATCGGGCGTGA
- a CDS encoding porin, translated as MAIKSIPQRAGTGIAAAMMLASCPAPAAAQTVQELQRQIDELKAQIKALTDAQKGAPAATVPMAAVPQLAASTATPSSPPPPTAPQRVAAVAKPPSARAPWYERMRLRGYTQLRYNGVLDAQDAPGETGSRLRSVHDASINDDGGFLLRRVRLVLQGDITDRLQLYFQHDFGAAVNNQSSTERRENFGQLRDVYVDWFLDPERRLRLRFGQSKVPFGWENLQSSSNRLPLDRSDAINSGVPGERDVGVNVYYTPAPVQAIWDRLTKNKQKLFGNYGAFGLAVYNGQGTNRTERNDSLMKVAMATWPFALDGLGPVFEGQVLELGGSMILNRFRPELRSGISPVEYRDDRVGFHAILYPQPFGIQTEWTTGWGPQYDMALRSVRSQRLGGGYVQLMTDLGRTPIGRAIPYARWQRYRGGWKANVDAPRLETDEWELGTEIQLVDALELTLAYARMERREADSRRTGRATGDLIRTQLQFTY; from the coding sequence ATGGCGATCAAGTCGATACCCCAGCGGGCCGGTACCGGGATCGCCGCCGCGATGATGCTGGCAAGCTGCCCGGCACCCGCCGCCGCCCAGACCGTACAGGAATTGCAGCGTCAGATCGACGAGCTGAAGGCGCAGATTAAGGCGCTGACCGATGCGCAGAAGGGAGCGCCCGCCGCCACGGTGCCGATGGCCGCCGTGCCCCAGCTTGCTGCCTCGACCGCCACCCCGTCTTCGCCCCCGCCGCCGACCGCACCCCAGCGCGTCGCGGCGGTCGCCAAGCCGCCCTCGGCCCGCGCCCCCTGGTATGAGCGGATGCGCCTGCGCGGCTATACGCAGTTGCGTTACAATGGGGTGCTCGACGCCCAGGATGCGCCGGGAGAGACCGGATCGCGGCTGCGCTCGGTCCATGACGCCTCGATCAACGACGATGGCGGCTTCCTGCTGCGGCGTGTCCGGCTGGTGTTGCAGGGGGATATCACCGATCGGCTGCAGCTCTATTTCCAGCATGATTTCGGCGCGGCGGTGAACAATCAGTCGAGCACCGAGCGGCGCGAGAATTTCGGGCAGCTGCGCGACGTCTATGTCGACTGGTTCCTCGACCCCGAGCGCCGCCTGCGTCTGCGCTTCGGCCAGTCCAAGGTGCCGTTCGGCTGGGAGAATCTGCAAAGCTCGTCCAACCGCCTGCCGCTCGACCGGTCCGATGCGATCAACAGCGGCGTGCCCGGCGAGCGCGATGTCGGGGTTAACGTCTATTACACCCCGGCGCCGGTCCAGGCGATCTGGGACCGGCTGACCAAGAACAAGCAGAAGCTGTTCGGCAATTACGGCGCGTTCGGGCTGGCCGTCTATAACGGCCAGGGCACCAACCGGACCGAGCGCAACGACAGCCTGATGAAGGTCGCCATGGCCACCTGGCCCTTCGCGCTCGACGGGCTGGGGCCGGTGTTCGAGGGGCAGGTGCTGGAGCTGGGTGGATCGATGATCCTCAACCGTTTCCGCCCCGAATTGCGTAGCGGCATCAGCCCGGTCGAATATCGCGACGACCGGGTCGGCTTCCACGCGATCCTCTATCCGCAGCCCTTCGGTATCCAGACCGAATGGACGACCGGCTGGGGACCGCAATATGACATGGCCTTGCGTTCGGTCCGCAGCCAGCGGCTTGGCGGCGGCTATGTCCAGCTGATGACCGACCTCGGCCGGACCCCGATCGGCCGCGCCATCCCTTATGCGCGGTGGCAGCGCTATCGCGGCGGCTGGAAGGCCAATGTCGATGCGCCCCGCCTGGAAACCGACGAGTGGGAACTGGGCACGGAAATTCAGCTGGTCGACGCACTGGAACTGACGCTGGCCTATGCTCGGATGGAGCGGCGCGAGGCGGATTCGCGGCGAACGGGCCGGGCCACGGGCGATTTGATCCGAACCCAGCTGCAATTCACTTACTGA
- a CDS encoding dihydroneopterin aldolase, producing the protein MSATYTILLDDMSVAMRLGIHPHETEPQPVSLSVAMTITYPSAPRADRIEEVLDYDFLREGLLAMAGGPGFALQESLCEAVAALCLADPRVVSVKVRSTKTGIYPDARVGCEIERSR; encoded by the coding sequence ATGAGCGCGACCTATACCATCCTGCTCGACGATATGAGCGTGGCGATGCGGCTGGGCATCCATCCGCACGAAACCGAGCCGCAGCCGGTCAGCCTGTCCGTCGCGATGACCATAACCTACCCATCCGCCCCCCGCGCCGACCGGATCGAGGAGGTGCTGGACTATGATTTCCTGCGAGAGGGGCTTTTGGCGATGGCGGGCGGTCCCGGCTTCGCACTTCAGGAGAGCCTTTGCGAGGCGGTGGCGGCCTTGTGTCTGGCTGATCCCCGTGTGGTCTCGGTGAAGGTGCGCTCGACCAAGACCGGCATCTATCCTGATGCGCGCGTGGGCTGCGAGATCGAACGGTCGCGCTGA
- a CDS encoding SDR family oxidoreductase — MTRRTVLVTGAAKRLGASIARRLAADGHQSVIHYNGSGEAAAALAAELGAPMVQGDLSRIDEIDALFAQARAAVGGPIDGLVNSASAFEFDRPPDTDAGLMAKLYAINAAAPALLASALARQDDVTDGAVVDILDQKLANPNPDFFAYSCAKFALAGANTMLAQGLGPRIAVNAVAPGLTLQSGDQSDEEFVAAATKNLLARPIRAEAVAEAVSFLLTARGIRGQTLYVDCGQRFCRRDGDVMFEGRG; from the coding sequence ATGACACGCCGCACCGTGCTGGTGACCGGAGCGGCCAAAAGGCTGGGCGCGAGCATCGCCCGGCGGCTGGCGGCGGACGGGCATCAGTCGGTGATCCATTATAACGGCTCGGGCGAGGCGGCGGCGGCGCTGGCAGCGGAGCTGGGCGCGCCGATGGTGCAGGGTGACCTTTCGCGGATCGACGAGATCGACGCCCTGTTCGCCCAGGCACGGGCGGCGGTGGGTGGGCCCATCGACGGGCTGGTCAACAGCGCCTCGGCCTTCGAGTTCGACCGGCCGCCGGACACGGATGCGGGTCTGATGGCGAAGCTCTACGCGATCAACGCCGCCGCACCCGCCTTGCTCGCTTCGGCGCTGGCGCGGCAGGATGACGTGACGGATGGCGCGGTGGTCGATATCCTCGACCAGAAGCTGGCGAACCCGAATCCCGATTTCTTCGCCTATAGCTGCGCCAAATTCGCGCTGGCGGGGGCGAACACAATGCTGGCGCAAGGACTGGGGCCCCGCATCGCGGTGAACGCGGTCGCACCGGGCCTGACCCTGCAAAGCGGCGACCAGAGCGACGAAGAGTTCGTGGCGGCGGCGACCAAGAACCTGCTCGCCCGCCCGATCCGCGCGGAGGCGGTGGCGGAGGCAGTGTCCTTCCTGCTGACCGCGCGCGGGATCAGGGGACAGACGCTCTATGTCGATTGCGGCCAGCGCTTCTGCCGCCGCGACGGCGATGTGATGTTCGAGGGACGAGGATGA
- the folE gene encoding GTP cyclohydrolase I FolE: MSCAHGDPEDGDLIGQDGKIVVPDHVADAIRTLIAWAGDDPMREGLVDTPKRVARAWAEYCAGYGDDPAVHLSRVFEEVGGYDEIVLLKDIPFQSHCEHHMAPIIGRAHIAYLPRNHVVGISKLARVLHGFARRLQVQERLTAEVADCIWENLKPLGVAVVIEATHGCMTSRGVRTPGVSMVTSRMMGVFRDDDRSRKEVLSLMGLGG, from the coding sequence ATGAGCTGCGCGCATGGCGACCCGGAGGACGGCGACCTGATCGGTCAGGACGGCAAGATCGTCGTGCCCGATCATGTCGCCGACGCCATCCGCACGCTGATCGCCTGGGCGGGGGACGACCCCATGCGCGAGGGGCTGGTCGACACGCCCAAGCGCGTCGCGCGCGCCTGGGCCGAATATTGCGCAGGCTATGGCGACGACCCTGCCGTCCACCTGTCGCGGGTGTTCGAGGAAGTGGGCGGCTATGACGAGATCGTGCTGCTGAAGGACATTCCGTTCCAGTCCCACTGCGAGCATCACATGGCCCCGATCATCGGGCGCGCGCATATCGCGTACCTGCCGCGCAACCATGTCGTCGGCATCTCCAAGCTCGCGCGCGTGCTGCATGGCTTTGCCCGCCGGTTGCAGGTGCAGGAGCGACTGACCGCCGAGGTGGCTGACTGTATCTGGGAAAACCTGAAGCCGCTGGGCGTCGCGGTGGTGATCGAGGCGACGCATGGCTGCATGACCTCGCGCGGGGTGCGCACGCCGGGCGTGTCGATGGTGACGAGCCGGATGATGGGCGTGTTCCGCGACGACGATCGCAGCCGCAAGGAAGTCCTGTCGCTGATGGGCCTGGGCGGATGA
- the fghA gene encoding S-formylglutathione hydrolase, with protein sequence MTIETISTSKAHGGVQGVYAHDSEATGTRMTFSVFVPEHEEGEKLPVLWYLSGLTCTHANVTDKGEYRAACAQHRVIFIAPDTSPRGQGVADDNGYDMGQGAGFYVDATEEPWAKHFRMRTYIEQELPALIAEHFAMADMGAQGITGHSMGGHGALTIGLRNPDRFRSVSAFAPIVAPSQVPWGEKALSGYLGQDRAAWRHADAVALIEDGAQVPDLLVDQGDADQFLAEQLRPELLAGACERAGIALTLRMQPGYDHSYNFISTFMADHVAWAAERLRG encoded by the coding sequence ATGACGATCGAGACGATTTCGACCTCCAAGGCGCATGGCGGCGTGCAGGGTGTGTACGCGCATGACAGCGAAGCGACGGGCACGCGCATGACCTTCTCGGTCTTCGTGCCCGAGCATGAGGAAGGAGAGAAGCTCCCCGTCCTCTGGTATCTGTCTGGGCTGACGTGCACGCACGCCAATGTCACCGACAAGGGCGAGTATCGGGCCGCTTGCGCCCAGCACCGCGTGATCTTCATCGCGCCCGATACGTCACCGCGCGGGCAAGGCGTGGCCGATGACAACGGTTATGACATGGGACAGGGGGCCGGCTTCTACGTCGATGCGACGGAAGAGCCTTGGGCGAAGCATTTCCGGATGCGGACCTATATCGAGCAGGAACTGCCCGCACTGATCGCCGAGCATTTCGCCATGGCCGACATGGGCGCGCAAGGGATTACCGGTCACTCGATGGGCGGCCACGGTGCACTGACCATCGGGCTCCGCAACCCGGACCGTTTCCGCAGCGTGTCGGCCTTTGCCCCCATCGTCGCGCCGTCTCAGGTGCCATGGGGCGAGAAGGCTCTGAGCGGCTATCTAGGGCAGGACCGCGCCGCGTGGCGACACGCGGATGCCGTCGCACTGATCGAGGACGGCGCGCAGGTGCCCGACCTGCTGGTCGACCAGGGCGATGCCGACCAGTTCCTGGCCGAGCAGCTCCGCCCCGAGTTGCTGGCCGGGGCCTGCGAAAGGGCCGGGATCGCGCTGACCCTGCGGATGCAGCCGGGCTATGACCATAGCTACAACTTCATCTCCACCTTCATGGCCGACCACGTCGCCTGGGCGGCGGAGCGGTTGCGCGGGTAA
- the purU gene encoding formyltetrahydrofolate deformylase: MSDYILTLACQDRVGIVAAVSGALAGIDGFILDSQQYADLETGRFFLRIVFTGQGERFPVSVEGVRAALAEPAARFGFDWHVAPATERPRMLIAVSKGSHCLNDLLHRWRTNTLPVEIVGVVSNHDSLRPLVEWHGLPWHHLPVDNGNRAEQEAAMLALMDESAADYLVLARYMQVLGERLVAALPGRCINIHHSFLPGFKGAQPYHRAHARGVKLIGATAHFVTADLDEGPIIEQAVERVDHRASVDDLIRIGRDIEAQVLARAVAWVGERRVFLNDNRTVVFR, encoded by the coding sequence ATGAGCGACTATATCCTGACGCTGGCGTGCCAGGACCGGGTCGGCATCGTCGCCGCCGTGTCGGGCGCGCTGGCGGGGATCGACGGGTTCATCCTCGACAGCCAGCAATATGCCGATCTGGAAACGGGCCGCTTCTTCCTGCGCATCGTCTTCACCGGGCAGGGGGAGCGTTTTCCCGTCTCGGTCGAGGGGGTGCGGGCGGCGTTGGCGGAACCGGCGGCGCGCTTCGGCTTCGACTGGCATGTCGCGCCAGCGACCGAGCGCCCCCGGATGCTGATCGCGGTGTCGAAGGGCTCGCACTGCCTGAACGACCTGCTCCATCGCTGGCGGACCAACACGCTGCCGGTGGAGATCGTCGGGGTCGTATCCAATCACGATAGCTTGCGGCCGCTGGTCGAATGGCATGGCCTGCCCTGGCATCACCTGCCGGTCGACAACGGCAATCGCGCCGAACAGGAAGCGGCGATGCTCGCGCTGATGGACGAGAGCGCCGCCGATTATCTGGTCCTCGCCCGCTATATGCAGGTGCTGGGCGAGCGGCTGGTTGCCGCGCTGCCGGGGCGGTGCATCAACATCCATCACAGCTTTCTGCCCGGCTTCAAGGGCGCGCAACCCTATCACCGCGCCCATGCGCGCGGCGTGAAGCTGATCGGCGCGACCGCGCATTTCGTGACGGCGGATCTCGATGAAGGGCCGATCATCGAACAGGCGGTCGAGCGGGTCGATCACCGCGCCAGCGTCGACGACCTGATCCGCATCGGCCGCGATATCGAGGCGCAGGTGCTGGCCCGCGCCGTCGCCTGGGTGGGCGAGCGGCGCGTCTTCCTCAATGACAACCGGACGGTGGTGTTCCGATGA
- a CDS encoding VOC family protein, translating into MYTHIMVGSNDIARSKTFYDALFTALGGKPGRQDPNVERVMYLHNGAVFIVTRPIDGQPATHANGGTIGLGAADPAQVAAAHAAGVANGGTAIEGPVGERDTGMGKAHLGYLRDPDGNKLCLACRLPAA; encoded by the coding sequence ATGTACACGCATATCATGGTCGGATCGAACGACATCGCGCGTTCCAAGACCTTCTATGACGCGCTGTTCACCGCGCTGGGCGGCAAGCCGGGGCGGCAGGACCCGAATGTCGAGCGTGTCATGTACCTGCACAATGGCGCGGTCTTCATCGTGACCCGACCGATCGACGGCCAGCCCGCGACCCATGCCAATGGCGGCACGATCGGGCTGGGCGCGGCCGACCCGGCACAGGTTGCTGCGGCGCATGCGGCGGGCGTCGCGAATGGCGGCACGGCGATCGAAGGGCCGGTCGGTGAGCGCGATACCGGCATGGGCAAGGCGCATCTCGGCTATCTGCGCGACCCGGACGGCAACAAGCTCTGCCTGGCCTGTCGCCTGCCCGCTGCATGA
- a CDS encoding VOC family protein: MFSHVMLGADDIAAAKRFYDATLGVLGAAEGVVDPLGRLVYSHKGARFLISKPINGEPATYANGATLGFAMDSPEQADAWYAAGLANGGTAIENPPGVRQVPVGKVYLAYLRDPTGNKLCARHLVEAA, encoded by the coding sequence ATGTTCAGCCATGTCATGCTGGGGGCCGACGACATTGCGGCGGCCAAGCGCTTCTACGACGCGACGCTGGGCGTGCTGGGCGCGGCCGAGGGTGTGGTCGATCCGCTCGGGCGGCTGGTCTACAGCCATAAGGGCGCGCGGTTCCTCATTTCGAAGCCGATCAATGGCGAGCCTGCGACCTATGCCAATGGCGCGACGCTGGGCTTTGCGATGGACTCGCCGGAACAGGCGGATGCCTGGTATGCAGCGGGTCTGGCGAACGGCGGCACCGCGATCGAGAACCCGCCGGGCGTCCGCCAAGTGCCGGTAGGCAAGGTCTATCTGGCTTATTTGCGTGATCCGACCGGCAACAAGCTGTGCGCCCGGCATCTGGTGGAGGCGGCCTGA
- a CDS encoding S-(hydroxymethyl)glutathione dehydrogenase/class III alcohol dehydrogenase → MKTRAAVAFEAKKPLEIVELDLEGPKAGEVLVEIMATGICHTDAYTLDGFDSEGIFPSVLGHEGCGIVREVGAGVTSVVPGDHVIPLYTPECRQCKSCLSGKTNLCTAIRATQGKGLMPDGTTRFSYKGQPIFHYMGCSTFSNFTVLPEIAVAKIREDAPFDTSCYIGCGVTTGVGAVVNTAKVQPGENIVVFGLGGIGLNVIQGAKLAGAGRIIGVDINPDREGWGRRFGMTHFLNSKGLSREETIAKVLELTDGGADYSFDATGNTEVMRTALESCHRGWGTSIIIGVAEAGKEISTRPFQLVTGRNWRGTAFGGARGRTDTPKIVDWYMNGMIEIDPMITHRLTLEEINKGFDLMHAGESIRSVVIF, encoded by the coding sequence ATGAAGACCCGCGCAGCCGTCGCCTTCGAAGCCAAGAAGCCGCTCGAAATCGTCGAACTCGATCTGGAAGGCCCCAAGGCTGGCGAGGTCCTGGTCGAAATCATGGCGACCGGCATCTGCCACACCGACGCCTATACGCTCGACGGGTTCGACAGCGAGGGTATCTTCCCCAGCGTACTTGGCCATGAAGGCTGCGGCATCGTGCGCGAGGTCGGTGCGGGCGTCACGTCCGTGGTGCCGGGCGACCATGTCATCCCGCTCTACACCCCCGAATGCCGCCAGTGTAAGTCGTGCCTGTCGGGCAAGACCAACCTGTGCACCGCGATCCGCGCCACGCAAGGCAAGGGGCTGATGCCCGACGGTACGACGCGGTTCAGCTACAAGGGCCAGCCGATCTTCCATTATATGGGCTGCTCGACCTTCTCGAACTTCACCGTCCTGCCGGAGATCGCGGTGGCGAAGATCCGCGAGGACGCGCCGTTCGACACCAGCTGCTATATCGGCTGCGGCGTGACGACGGGCGTGGGCGCGGTAGTCAACACCGCCAAGGTGCAGCCGGGCGAGAATATCGTCGTCTTCGGCTTGGGCGGCATCGGCCTGAACGTCATCCAGGGTGCCAAGCTGGCGGGCGCGGGCCGCATCATCGGCGTCGACATCAATCCCGACCGTGAGGGATGGGGCCGCCGCTTCGGCATGACCCATTTCCTCAACTCCAAGGGGCTGAGCCGCGAAGAGACGATCGCCAAGGTGCTCGAGCTGACCGATGGCGGCGCGGACTACAGCTTCGATGCGACCGGCAATACCGAGGTGATGCGCACTGCGCTGGAATCCTGTCATCGCGGCTGGGGCACCTCGATCATCATCGGCGTGGCCGAGGCGGGCAAGGAGATCAGCACGCGGCCGTTCCAGCTGGTGACGGGGCGCAACTGGCGCGGCACGGCATTCGGCGGCGCGCGGGGGCGGACCGACACGCCCAAGATCGTCGACTGGTATATGAACGGCATGATCGAGATCGACCCGATGATCACCCACCGCCTGACGCTGGAGGAGATCAACAAGGGCTTCGACCTGATGCATGCGGGTGAGAGCATCCGCAGCGTGGTGATCTTCTGA